One genomic window of Gracilinema caldarium DSM 7334 includes the following:
- a CDS encoding type II toxin-antitoxin system prevent-host-death family antitoxin: MPTIRPSADLRNNYNEISEFCHTYAEPVFITKNGQGDLAVMSIETYELLAGKLELYRLLDEGLHAHENGNVKPSEAVFSQIHKKMKW; the protein is encoded by the coding sequence ATGCCTACAATACGACCCAGTGCCGATTTACGCAATAACTACAATGAAATATCAGAATTCTGTCATACATACGCTGAACCTGTTTTTATTACCAAAAACGGACAGGGCGATTTAGCGGTAATGAGCATCGAAACCTATGAATTATTGGCAGGGAAATTGGAGCTTTATAGATTACTTGATGAAGGTTTACATGCCCATGAAAACGGAAATGTGAAACCAAGTGAAGCCGTTTTTTCTCAAATCCATAAAAAAATGAAGTGGTAA
- a CDS encoding type II toxin-antitoxin system RelE/ParE family toxin: MYTLQFTEPAEHDLLSILTYITEVLKAPDSAKQLVADFEKQTELLKTAPLCCALVSDDYLRSKGIRALLVKKYYLFYVVNEEESLVSVIRILYSRRDWSNILRNDNTYIKD; this comes from the coding sequence ATGTATACCCTGCAGTTTACTGAGCCAGCTGAGCATGATTTACTCTCTATACTCACATATATTACAGAAGTATTAAAAGCCCCTGATTCTGCAAAACAACTAGTAGCTGATTTCGAAAAGCAAACGGAACTATTAAAAACCGCACCCCTATGTTGTGCCCTAGTTTCTGATGATTATTTGCGGTCTAAAGGTATTCGTGCTCTTTTAGTTAAAAAGTATTATCTCTTTTATGTGGTTAATGAAGAAGAAAGCCTTGTTTCTGTAATTAGAATTCTCTATTCTCGAAGAGATTGGTCAAACATCCTACGAAATGACAACACATACATAAAGGACTAA
- a CDS encoding type II toxin-antitoxin system Phd/YefM family antitoxin → MKTLPVGKLKAQFSEVLELVKHGESFGIIYGKKKKPIAMIIPYVDKEEIKERKIGILDEKYKLKIDENFKFVDCR, encoded by the coding sequence ATGAAAACGCTACCAGTTGGAAAACTTAAAGCTCAGTTCTCAGAAGTTTTAGAATTAGTAAAGCATGGGGAATCTTTCGGGATTATATATGGCAAAAAGAAAAAGCCAATTGCCATGATTATTCCATACGTTGATAAGGAAGAAATAAAAGAAAGAAAAATTGGTATTTTAGATGAAAAATATAAACTGAAGATTGATGAAAATTTTAAATTTGTGGATTGCCGATAA
- a CDS encoding DUF499 domain-containing protein: MGYFIFYTDSGKNFADGDPMLAGKDISQWDVAACLNFMWLKWNEIFSRTLGNAERSLVSELKLFRNTWAHQGSFTSDDAYRVLDSAERLLNAISAPQSEELNKMKMELLRLRFDEQVRNEKRKSSIIETTANTSLKPWREVIVPHKDVASGRYQQAEFAADLWQVHLGEGSDEYKDPVEFYRRTYLTDSLKKLLTNAIKRLTGTGGDPVVQLQTNFGGGKTHSMLALYHLFSGASVSSLLGIEEILKSCGVSELPHVSRVVLVGNKISPGNPVRKPDGTLVKTLWGELAWQLGGKNAFSIIAEDDERATSPGDRLRLLFNEYGPCLILIDEWVAYARQLHDQTDLPGGSFETHFSFAQALTEAAKGAQNCLLVISLPASDTAGSPHTLADDAEVGGARGREALARLRNVVGRLESSWRPATAEEGFEIVRRRLFEPIRDQDNFKNRDVVARTFSELYQNEQQEFPPECRSVDYENRIKAAYPIHPEIFDRLYTDWSTLLKFQRTRGVLRLMAAVIHSLWESNDKNPLILPATIPIDDPRVQSELTRYLSDNWAPIIEKDIDGPQSLPRRIDADITNLGKYSATRRVARTIFLGSAPTSDAAHHGLDDRSIKLGSVFPGESPALFGDALRRLAGSATYLYQDGSHYWYSTQPTVTKLAEDRAEQLLNNPDMVSMEIEARLRKDLQTKGDFSRIHAFPHGSQDVPDDKDTRLVVLGIQFPYDRTDRCLALQEARNILEKRGIGPRLYRNTLVFLAADANRLQDLDGAVRRYLAWKSIVDEKIQLNLTPFQATQAEQQLAEAEKTVLAQIPETYIWVIVPFQKNPQVSIEMQALKVSGQEALAVRAAKKLKNEELLVTSYAPSRLRMDLDTIPLWRGNHISVKQLCEYYAQYVYLTRVTNPEVIVKAIINGLSLLSWEQDSFAWADSWDEEAQRYKGLQYQVNHSYIDTENTGLIVKPAVAAAQVQRETKPVGTEPSPAEKIVIDDSGQVADRIPDIQNTIHQPKRFFGTVELDPDRIGRDAGRIADEVLSHLASLPQAKIKVRLEIEAELPQGVDERVIRTVTENANTLRFKNHGFERE, translated from the coding sequence TTGGGTTACTTTATTTTTTATACGGATTCAGGTAAAAATTTTGCCGATGGGGATCCCATGCTGGCCGGAAAAGATATATCCCAGTGGGATGTGGCGGCTTGTCTTAATTTTATGTGGTTAAAATGGAATGAAATATTTAGCCGTACCCTGGGTAATGCAGAGCGCTCGTTGGTGAGTGAGCTTAAGCTTTTTCGCAATACCTGGGCGCATCAGGGCAGTTTTACCAGTGATGATGCCTATAGGGTTTTGGACTCCGCAGAACGATTACTCAATGCAATTTCTGCCCCTCAATCTGAAGAACTTAACAAAATGAAAATGGAACTTCTGCGGCTTCGATTTGATGAGCAGGTTCGCAATGAAAAGCGGAAAAGTTCCATTATTGAAACAACTGCCAATACATCGTTAAAGCCCTGGCGGGAGGTTATTGTTCCCCATAAAGATGTGGCCTCCGGCCGGTATCAGCAAGCTGAGTTTGCCGCCGATCTCTGGCAGGTACATTTGGGCGAAGGCTCCGATGAATATAAAGACCCGGTAGAATTTTATAGGCGTACCTATTTAACAGATAGCCTGAAAAAATTACTCACTAATGCTATTAAAAGACTTACCGGCACTGGTGGTGATCCGGTGGTGCAACTGCAAACCAATTTTGGTGGTGGCAAGACCCATTCTATGCTTGCCCTGTATCATCTTTTTTCTGGCGCTTCTGTTTCTTCGCTCCTTGGAATAGAAGAGATTCTAAAATCCTGTGGCGTATCTGAACTGCCCCATGTGTCCAGGGTGGTGCTCGTGGGTAATAAAATATCCCCTGGTAACCCGGTCCGAAAACCCGATGGTACCTTGGTTAAAACGCTTTGGGGTGAGCTTGCCTGGCAGTTGGGTGGTAAAAATGCTTTTAGTATCATTGCGGAGGATGATGAGCGGGCTACCAGTCCTGGGGACCGGCTCAGATTACTTTTTAATGAATATGGTCCCTGTCTTATTCTTATTGATGAGTGGGTAGCCTATGCCCGCCAACTCCACGATCAAACGGATTTGCCTGGGGGCAGTTTTGAAACCCATTTTTCCTTTGCCCAGGCCCTTACGGAGGCCGCCAAGGGGGCTCAAAATTGTCTTTTGGTAATTAGCTTGCCCGCCAGTGATACCGCAGGGTCTCCTCACACCCTAGCCGATGATGCAGAAGTTGGTGGGGCTCGCGGCCGTGAAGCGCTGGCTCGCTTACGGAATGTGGTAGGCCGTTTGGAATCATCCTGGCGGCCAGCCACCGCAGAAGAGGGCTTTGAGATTGTGCGACGACGGCTTTTTGAACCAATCCGTGATCAGGACAATTTTAAGAACCGTGATGTAGTAGCCCGTACCTTTTCAGAATTGTACCAAAATGAACAGCAGGAATTTCCTCCTGAATGTCGTTCCGTAGATTACGAAAATCGTATTAAAGCCGCGTATCCTATTCACCCAGAAATATTTGATAGACTCTATACCGATTGGTCTACCCTGCTTAAGTTCCAACGCACCCGTGGAGTTTTGCGTCTGATGGCCGCGGTAATTCATAGCCTTTGGGAAAGCAATGATAAAAATCCACTCATTCTTCCTGCAACTATTCCAATAGATGATCCAAGGGTCCAGTCGGAGCTTACCCGTTATCTTTCTGATAACTGGGCGCCCATTATAGAAAAGGATATTGATGGTCCCCAATCTTTGCCCCGTCGTATTGATGCAGACATTACCAATTTAGGAAAATATTCAGCCACACGGCGGGTTGCCCGTACTATATTTCTAGGTTCTGCGCCAACCTCGGATGCGGCGCATCATGGTCTTGATGACCGGAGTATTAAATTAGGTTCTGTATTTCCTGGTGAAAGCCCGGCTCTTTTTGGTGATGCCCTTCGCAGACTCGCCGGCAGTGCTACCTATCTGTACCAGGATGGGAGTCACTATTGGTATTCTACCCAACCTACGGTTACAAAACTTGCAGAGGATAGGGCTGAACAATTACTAAACAATCCAGATATGGTGAGTATGGAAATTGAAGCCCGTTTAAGAAAAGATTTACAAACAAAAGGTGATTTTAGCCGCATCCATGCGTTTCCCCATGGGAGTCAGGATGTCCCTGATGATAAGGATACCCGATTAGTTGTCTTGGGTATTCAATTTCCTTATGATAGAACCGACCGTTGTTTAGCTTTACAAGAAGCACGAAATATACTGGAAAAGCGGGGAATAGGCCCCAGGTTATATAGAAACACCTTGGTTTTTCTTGCCGCCGATGCAAACCGTCTTCAGGATTTGGATGGGGCTGTTCGAAGATATTTAGCATGGAAATCTATAGTAGATGAAAAAATACAGTTAAATCTTACACCATTTCAGGCTACCCAGGCAGAGCAGCAACTGGCTGAAGCAGAAAAAACTGTGTTAGCTCAAATTCCGGAAACGTATATTTGGGTTATTGTGCCGTTTCAAAAAAATCCCCAGGTAAGTATAGAAATGCAGGCGTTAAAGGTTTCCGGACAGGAAGCTTTAGCGGTCCGGGCTGCTAAGAAACTAAAGAATGAAGAGCTTCTCGTAACATCCTATGCCCCAAGCAGATTAAGAATGGACCTTGATACCATTCCTCTCTGGAGGGGTAACCATATTTCTGTAAAACAGCTCTGTGAATATTATGCCCAATATGTATATCTGACCCGTGTTACCAATCCTGAGGTAATTGTGAAGGCTATAATTAATGGACTGTCGCTTTTATCCTGGGAACAGGATTCATTTGCCTGGGCGGACTCATGGGATGAAGAGGCTCAGCGGTATAAGGGATTGCAATATCAGGTAAATCATAGTTACATTGACACTGAAAATACAGGGCTTATTGTAAAACCGGCAGTTGCGGCTGCTCAGGTGCAAAGGGAAACAAAACCTGTAGGGACTGAGCCTAGTCCCGCGGAGAAAATTGTAATTGATGATTCCGGCCAAGTTGCAGACAGGATACCAGACATACAAAACACAATACACCAGCCGAAACGGTTTTTTGGAACTGTAGAACTAGATCCCGATAGGATAGGGCGCGACGCGGGCCGTATAGCAGATGAAGTGCTTTCTCATCTTGCGTCTCTGCCACAGGCTAAGATTAAGGTTCGCTTGGAAATAGAAGCGGAACTTCCCCAGGGTGTAGATGAAAGGGTAATAAGAACGGTAACAGAAAATGCAAATACCCTGCGTTTTAAAAACCATGGTTTTGAAAGGGAGTAA
- a CDS encoding DUF262 domain-containing protein, with the protein MKTNLLDTKTLTFREIIGNGKKYEVPVYQRDYSWKEEHWEELWLDIEQMQMNSSEVHYMGSIVLQNKTDKTFTIIDGQQRFTTLSILVLACAKILSELNTNEDRERVNILRDTYLGNKDGISLHYTSKLQLNVNNNDFYQTYLLQLKEPLNKSKLNDSNKLMINAYNYFLNKLRQKEFSKNGISLYTFVDQIIGDKLLFIQITVDDELAAYTVFETLNARGLELTSTDLLKNYLFSIVKGETDIQQLQKKWKEIAETVGIKKLPQFIRYYLNSKQKLIRSERLFKEIRQTIKQQEEVFTFLDDLSNYADLYIALDDSENELWKDSPEIAKLIEEIALFNAEQHKSLLMAAYFSLTKEEFVKVLRIIRAIVFRYTVISSLNPNELEKQYNNVAVKITNREIDNASDIFRYLQPIYQNDEDFRYSFTTKEFDTRNSQQRKIVRYILASIENQKYNKNLSVIDVDATIEHILPENAEESWFLDFEQEDFESAVYRLGNLTLLENKMNAKDAANALFEKKKTVYERSQYEITKEIVSYDTWNMNDIRNRQKNLPILLLQYGKQDIE; encoded by the coding sequence ATGAAAACAAATTTGCTTGATACAAAAACCTTAACGTTTAGAGAAATCATTGGTAACGGGAAAAAGTATGAAGTTCCTGTTTATCAAAGAGATTATTCCTGGAAAGAAGAGCATTGGGAAGAACTATGGCTTGATATTGAACAAATGCAAATGAATTCGTCTGAAGTACATTATATGGGTTCAATTGTATTGCAAAATAAAACAGATAAAACTTTTACAATTATCGATGGCCAACAACGATTTACAACATTAAGCATATTGGTATTAGCATGTGCAAAAATATTATCAGAACTAAACACCAATGAAGATAGGGAGCGCGTTAATATATTAAGAGATACGTATCTTGGTAATAAAGATGGAATTTCTTTGCATTATACGAGTAAATTACAACTTAATGTTAATAATAATGATTTTTATCAAACATACCTTCTACAGTTAAAAGAGCCCTTGAATAAATCAAAATTAAATGATTCGAATAAATTGATGATTAATGCATATAATTACTTCCTGAATAAATTAAGACAAAAAGAATTTTCTAAAAATGGTATATCTTTATATACATTTGTAGATCAAATTATTGGAGATAAATTGTTGTTTATTCAAATTACTGTCGATGATGAATTAGCTGCTTATACAGTATTTGAAACACTTAATGCAAGGGGACTTGAATTAACATCAACTGACCTTTTAAAAAATTATTTATTTTCAATTGTAAAAGGTGAAACTGATATTCAGCAGTTGCAAAAAAAATGGAAAGAAATTGCAGAAACGGTTGGAATAAAAAAGCTTCCACAATTTATTCGCTATTATTTAAATTCAAAACAAAAACTTATAAGATCTGAACGGCTCTTCAAAGAAATAAGACAAACTATTAAACAGCAAGAAGAAGTATTTACTTTTTTGGATGATTTATCTAACTATGCCGATTTATATATTGCACTGGATGACTCAGAGAATGAATTATGGAAAGATTCGCCAGAAATAGCAAAACTTATTGAAGAAATAGCACTTTTTAATGCTGAGCAGCATAAGTCATTACTTATGGCAGCTTATTTTTCGCTAACTAAAGAAGAGTTTGTAAAGGTACTAAGAATTATTCGAGCTATAGTCTTTCGTTATACAGTTATCTCATCGCTAAATCCAAATGAACTTGAAAAACAATATAATAATGTAGCAGTTAAAATTACAAATCGAGAGATAGATAATGCATCGGATATATTTAGGTATTTACAGCCAATATATCAAAATGATGAAGATTTTAGATATAGTTTTACTACAAAGGAATTTGACACAAGAAATTCACAACAACGAAAAATCGTTCGTTACATCTTAGCAAGTATTGAAAATCAAAAATATAATAAAAATTTATCGGTCATAGATGTTGATGCAACAATAGAACATATTTTGCCTGAAAATGCTGAAGAATCATGGTTTTTAGATTTTGAACAAGAGGATTTTGAGTCAGCAGTATATAGACTTGGCAATTTAACGTTGCTGGAAAATAAAATGAATGCTAAAGATGCAGCAAATGCATTGTTTGAAAAGAAAAAAACAGTCTATGAACGAAGTCAATATGAAATTACTAAGGAGATAGTATCATATGATACATGGAATATGAATGATATAAGAAACAGACAAAAAAACTTGCCGATATTGCTGTTACAATATGGAAAGCAAGATATTGAATAA
- a CDS encoding PIN domain-containing protein: protein MPIKDLLKFGIYLDYCFLDLLPEDSLYYLELKEETHRDPFDRMLIAQCIKNKLIMISKDREFEKFKSEGLKVIW from the coding sequence TTGCCGATAAAAGATTTATTGAAGTTTGGTATATATTTGGATTACTGTTTTTTAGATTTATTGCCGGAAGATTCTCTGTATTATTTAGAATTAAAAGAAGAAACACATAGGGATCCATTTGATCGAATGTTAATAGCTCAATGTATAAAAAATAAATTAATAATGATAAGCAAAGATCGTGAATTTGAAAAATTTAAAAGCGAAGGTTTAAAAGTCATTTGGTAA
- the rfbB gene encoding dTDP-glucose 4,6-dehydratase, with translation MRTFKNLLVTGGAGFIGSNMIRYLLSGPSGFTGRVINLDLLTYAGNPESLADIQARYGSGSDPRYIFVQGDICDRPLIERLFTDYQIDGVIHFAAESHVDRSILGPEAFVRTNVMGTFTLLDVARTAWAGKYTAGHESQNAEVTSVLFHHISTDEVYGSLGDSGYFTETTPYDPRSPYSASKASSDHLVMAYHHTYGLPVTLTNCSNNYGPYQFPEKLIPLMVLNMLEGKPLPVYGDGKNIRDWLYVEDHNSAVWLVMQQGRVGEKYNIGGENEWQNIELLQELINLVAEETGKPAEALRSLITYVKDRPGHDRRYAIDCTKLKTELGWKQSVNFSEGLRKTLRWYLANPEWISHVRSGSYRTWIEKNYEKR, from the coding sequence ATGCGCACCTTTAAAAACCTACTTGTAACCGGCGGTGCCGGATTCATCGGCTCCAACATGATTCGCTACCTCCTCTCTGGTCCCTCAGGCTTTACGGGCCGGGTCATCAACCTGGACCTCCTTACCTATGCGGGCAACCCCGAAAGCCTCGCCGACATCCAGGCCCGCTACGGCTCCGGCTCCGACCCCCGCTATATCTTCGTGCAGGGGGATATCTGCGACCGCCCCCTTATCGAGCGCCTTTTTACGGACTACCAGATTGATGGGGTGATCCATTTTGCGGCCGAGAGTCATGTGGACCGGTCCATTTTGGGCCCCGAGGCCTTTGTCCGCACCAACGTCATGGGAACCTTTACCCTGCTCGACGTCGCCCGTACCGCCTGGGCTGGCAAATACACAGCCGGCCATGAGAGCCAGAATGCAGAGGTAACTTCAGTCCTCTTTCATCACATCTCCACCGACGAAGTTTATGGGAGCCTCGGAGACTCGGGCTACTTTACCGAAACCACCCCCTATGACCCACGATCGCCCTATTCGGCCAGCAAGGCCTCGAGCGACCACCTCGTCATGGCCTACCACCATACCTACGGCCTCCCCGTAACCCTTACCAATTGTTCCAACAACTATGGCCCCTATCAATTTCCGGAAAAACTCATCCCCCTCATGGTGCTGAACATGCTGGAAGGAAAGCCCCTTCCGGTCTATGGGGATGGTAAAAATATCCGGGACTGGCTCTATGTGGAAGACCACAACAGTGCCGTGTGGCTTGTCATGCAGCAGGGCAGGGTAGGGGAAAAATACAACATCGGCGGCGAAAACGAATGGCAGAACATCGAACTCCTCCAGGAGCTCATCAATCTGGTCGCAGAAGAAACCGGCAAACCCGCCGAGGCCCTGCGCAGCCTTATCACCTATGTCAAGGACCGCCCGGGCCACGACCGCCGCTACGCCATCGACTGCACCAAGCTTAAAACCGAACTCGGCTGGAAACAGTCCGTAAATTTCTCCGAAGGCCTCCGCAAAACCCTCCGCTGGTACCTTGCCAACCCCGAATGGATCTCCCACGTCCGCTCCGGCTCCTACCGCACCTGGATAGAAAAGAACTATGAGAAGCGGTAG